The following nucleotide sequence is from Flavimarina sp. Hel_I_48.
TATCCTCATCTACAGAACCGTGGTTTGGATATTTGATGTAAGCACCTAACGTGGCGTAAGTAAGATTTAAACCATAAATGTCATTTAGCATTTGAAGTTTTGTTAAAACTCTCAAGCCTTGAGCATTTCCATCAAAATATAAAAAATCTTGCTTTTGGCTTTCTGACAGTTCCAGCATTATCTTACCAGATTCTTTATCTTTTTCAGTGAATTTGCTTTTAGACGATTTGACAATATTTTTATCAAAAAAATCAGAAAAATAATTTTGCACCACAGACTCTCCAAAATGTCCGAAAGGTGGATTTCCAATATCGTGAACTAAACAGCTATTTTTTAAAATAACTGGAATTTCTCTAAATATATCATATTCAGATTTTTTGAGTCTTTTCTGAAAATCTTTGTTTTCGCATAATTTGACTCCTAATGAATATCCAATAGACATAACCTCCATTGAATGAGTTAATCTTGAATGGATATTGTCATCTGTTGTTAGAGGAAAAACCTGAGTTTTGTCGTGCATACGCCTTATTGCAGGACTAAATATTATTCTTCCAAAATCGCTTTCAAAGTCATTTCTTGCATCTTCTGGATTTCTTCCTTTAGATTGACGTAATCTGTTGTTATTTAAAAGTTTTTCCCAATTCATATTTTTATTTGGTTATGTTTTTTTTTTTGCTTACAGCTAACGGTCTCGCATAACCGAAGTGGTGGAGTTAAATTACCAATTTTTTAAGTTTTGACCCGATTTTTGCTAATAAACAGCGGTTTTTGAAATTGTCTCTTAACCACCATTTCTGTTATGCATTGTTACCTGTAGTGCTTTTTATGCTACTTGAAATTCGGATTCATTCATTTCTACACTAAACTTCACATTAGCTTTTAATGCTCGGAATACTTTTAAAATTGTTTCGATGGTCACATTCTTTGTGTTTCGCTCCAATTTTGAAATCTGGGATTTTTGAACGCCGATTAGTTGTCCGAGTTGTTCTTGGGTCAGTTTTCGCTCTTTCCTAACCGATTTTATCATTTCTCCAAGTAATTCCATTCTTAAGTCAAATTCGTATTTGTCTCTATCTGCAGTTCCAATTTCTCCGATGTCCTGGTCCTTCATTTGGTCAAGTGTCATCATTCTCATTTTTTTATTTTTTGTTTCCATAATCTTGATTTATTGCTCAAAATATTCACTTCTTATTTTCTTTGCTTTCTCGATTTCTGACTTTGGAACTTTATCAACTTTTTTTACTATTCCGTGAGTCGATATTACCAACGTTTCGGATTTGTCTCTTTTGTCCCAAAATGCCAAAAGCCTGTACTGAAGTCCGCTATATTTTGTTCTGAATTCCCAAATATCATCAGTTAGTTTTTTGAAAAGTTTAGGATCGAGTCCAAGTTTAGCTTTATCAATATTATAATAGATTTTCTTTCGTGTTTTTAAATCTAAACTCTCCAAAAAGCCAATTGCTTGTTCGAGAAATATGACCTCAAAATTTTTATTCATTCAGTTTCTTTATCGTTTTACTAAAACAAAGATAATGAAAAATGTTGAGTTATATGGAAACTTTTTTGGTTGCCCGCATTATAGGTAACGGGTTAGGCTATGTGTCCGTAGCGTGGTTTTGTAAACTAAGATAGCAAAAAGAAACCGGCGAGAGAAAATCCGCAGGATTTTCCAAAAGTGCAGGGAAGAAGCTATGGCTTATAGCCAGTGTTAAATACTGGA
It contains:
- a CDS encoding type II toxin-antitoxin system RelE/ParE family toxin; the encoded protein is MNKNFEVIFLEQAIGFLESLDLKTRKKIYYNIDKAKLGLDPKLFKKLTDDIWEFRTKYSGLQYRLLAFWDKRDKSETLVISTHGIVKKVDKVPKSEIEKAKKIRSEYFEQ
- a CDS encoding helix-turn-helix domain-containing protein, yielding METKNKKMRMMTLDQMKDQDIGEIGTADRDKYEFDLRMELLGEMIKSVRKERKLTQEQLGQLIGVQKSQISKLERNTKNVTIETILKVFRALKANVKFSVEMNESEFQVA